CGCGGGTCACGGCGGTGTACACCAGCTCCCGGGTGAGCACAGGATTCTCGCGGTCGGGCAGGACCAGCAGCACCCGGTCGAACTCCGAGCCCTGGCTCTTGTGCACCGTCATGGCGTACACCGTCTCATGCGCCGGCAGCATGGCCGGCAGGAAGCGCCGCGGAGGACCCTCCCCCTCCGGCGGGAAGAACACGCGCAACGCCCCGTCCGCGTCGGGCCGCACGAGGCCGATGTCGCCGTTGAACAGGCGCAGGTTGTAGTCGTTGACGGTGACCATGACCGGGCGGTGGGCGTACCAGGCGCCGCCGGGCGGCCGGATCACTCCCCGGGCGGCGAGCACGTTCTCGGCCAGGCAATTCAGCGCCGTCGCGCCGTAGGGTCCGTCGCGCACGGCACACAGGATGCGGAAACGCCTCAGCGCCTCCAGCGCGGCGAGCGGATCCGCCACCGCCGCGCACGGGGCGAACCCGTCCTCGATGACGGCCGCCAGCGCCGCTGCCAGTTCTCGCGGCGGCGGCAGGGGCAACCATCGGATCTCCGCGTGCGTCGCGAACAGCGGCTCAAACGCGGACCAGCTCGCACCGGCGTTGACGGCATGGCATAGGGCGCCGATGCCGCCGTCGGCGGCGAAGCGGTAGCTGTGTCGGAGCTGGACCAGGCAGTCCTGCAGCGGCCGGGCGGCCGGGTCGGCGTGCCCCTCGGCCAGCACGCGGTCGCCCGTCGCGGCGGCATAGCTGTGCGCCAGCGCCGGGCGGAAGCGGTTCTCGGCCGGCGCCGCGCACAAGTCGCCGAGGAACGCGCCTGCCTCCACCGAGGCGAGCTGGTTTTTGTCCCCAAGCAGCACCAGCCGGGCGCCCCCGGGGAGCG
The DNA window shown above is from Acidobacteriota bacterium and carries:
- the recD gene encoding exodeoxyribonuclease V subunit alpha, encoding AATRRLCVISGGPGTGKTATAARILALLLEQRPERIVALAAPTGKAAARMNEALRSVLAGLDVAAAVKERALARPAQTIHRLLGARGSGAFARGATDPVPCDVLVVDEASMVDVALMARLLEALPGGARLVLLGDKNQLASVEAGAFLGDLCAAPAENRFRPALAHSYAAATGDRVLAEGHADPAARPLQDCLVQLRHSYRFAADGGIGALCHAVNAGASWSAFEPLFATHAEIRWLPLPPPRELAAALAAVIEDGFAPCAAVADPLAALEALRRFRILCAVRDGPYGATALNCLAENVLAARGVIRPPGGAWYAHRPVMVTVNDYNLRLFNGDIGLVRPDADGALRVFFPPEGEGPPRRFLPAMLPAHETVYAMTVHKSQGSEFDRVLLVLPDRENPVLTRELVYTAVTRARQAVDILAAPAVFAAAAAARVRRTSGLRERLWGMVNSKQLGDRR